Within Streptomyces antibioticus, the genomic segment GAAGCTCGACCCGGTGGTCGGGCGGGCGGAGGAGATCGAGCAGACCGTCGAGATCCTCTCGCGGCGCTCCAAGAACAACCCCGTGCTCATCGGTGAACCCGGTGTCGGCAAGACCGCCATCGTGGAGGGGCTGGCCCAGCGCATCGTGGCCGGGGAGGTCCCCGAGACGCTGAAGGGCAAGCGCGTCGTCGCCCTCGACCTGTCCGGCATGGTGGCCGGTGCGCAGTACCGCGGACAGTTCGAGGAGCGGCTGAAGAAGGTCATCGAGGACGTCAAGGAGGCGAGCGGCGACATCATCCTGTTCATCGACGAACTCCACACGGTCGTCGGGGCCGGTGCGACGGGTGAGGGCTCGATGGACGCGGGCAACATGCTCAAGCCCGCCCTCGCGCGCGGTGAGTTGCACGTGGTGGGTGCCACGACCATCGACGAGTACCGCAAGCACGTCGAGAAGGACGCCGCGTTGGAGCGCCGTTTCCTGCCCGTGCTGGTGCCCGAGCCGACGGTCGAGCAGACGGTGCAGATCCTGGAGGGGCTGCGCGACTCCTACGAGGCACATCATCAAGTCCGTTTCGCGGACGGGGCGTTGGCGGCCGCTGCGGAGCTGTCCGACCGCTACATCAGCGACCGCTTCCTGCCCGACAAGGCCATCGACGTGATGGACCAGGCCGGTGCCCGGGTGCGGCTGCGCAGTGCGAGCCGGTCCACCGAGGTCGTCAGCCGGGAGGACCGTATCGCCAAGTTGCGCCGCGAGCTGGACCAGGCGGTGTCCGCGGAGGACTTCGACAAGGCGTCCGAGGTCAAGGCGCAGATCGCCGAGGTGGAGGGCGAGTTGGCCGGCATCGAGGAGCGCCGCGAGGGCGTCGTCTCCGTCACCGCGCACGACATCGCGGACATCGTCTCGCGGCGTACGGGCATCCCCGTCTCCCAGCTCACGGCCGGTGAGAAAGAACGCCTTCTCCGGCTCGAGGAGGAGATGCACGCCAGGATCGTCGGGCAGGACGAGGCGGTCACCGCGGTGTCGGAGGCGGTGCGCCGCAACCGCGCCGGGATGGGCGATCCGAACCGGCCGGTGGGATCGTTCCTCTTCCTCGGCCCGACCGGTGTCGGCAAGACCGAACTCGCCAAGACGCTCGCCGAGTTGCTGTTCGGCGACGAGGACCGCATGGTCCGCTTCGACATGAGCGAGTTCCAGGAGAAGCACACCGTCGCCCGGCTCGTCGGGGCGCCGCCCGGATACGTCGGCTACGAGGAGGCGGGGCAGCTCACCGAGAAGGTGCGCCGACGGCCGTACAGCGTGGTGCTGTTCGACGAGGTGGAGAAGGCCCACCCCGATGTGTTCAACACGCTGCTCCAGATCCTGGACGACGGGCGCCTCACGGACGCGCAGGGCCGCACCGTCGACTTCCGGCACTGCGTCGTCATCATGACGTCCAACATCGGCGCGCACCGCATCCTCGCGCACGAGGGCGACACGTCGGAGATCAAGGGCGAGTTGATGGAGGATCTGCGGGGCCGGTTCCTGCCCGAGTTCCTCAACCGCATCGACGACATCATCATCTTCCAGGCCCTGACCGAGG encodes:
- a CDS encoding ATP-dependent Clp protease ATP-binding subunit is translated as MSMSSFGFGSSDPFSEMLNRFFGMSPASSPPAVQRVPIGRLLTDASQELLNRAAQRAVEDGTSDLDTEHLLWAATKVDPARRLLAQAGVDPDGLATRIAKVLPQESSLPSAEPGLTPAAKRTLASAYAHSQAAGVSYIGPEHILGALLDDRDTGAARLLQAGGLEPARLAGLTEQAARADGLPAAPKQPATTLDEFGRDLTEEAKAGKLDPVVGRAEEIEQTVEILSRRSKNNPVLIGEPGVGKTAIVEGLAQRIVAGEVPETLKGKRVVALDLSGMVAGAQYRGQFEERLKKVIEDVKEASGDIILFIDELHTVVGAGATGEGSMDAGNMLKPALARGELHVVGATTIDEYRKHVEKDAALERRFLPVLVPEPTVEQTVQILEGLRDSYEAHHQVRFADGALAAAAELSDRYISDRFLPDKAIDVMDQAGARVRLRSASRSTEVVSREDRIAKLRRELDQAVSAEDFDKASEVKAQIAEVEGELAGIEERREGVVSVTAHDIADIVSRRTGIPVSQLTAGEKERLLRLEEEMHARIVGQDEAVTAVSEAVRRNRAGMGDPNRPVGSFLFLGPTGVGKTELAKTLAELLFGDEDRMVRFDMSEFQEKHTVARLVGAPPGYVGYEEAGQLTEKVRRRPYSVVLFDEVEKAHPDVFNTLLQILDDGRLTDAQGRTVDFRHCVVIMTSNIGAHRILAHEGDTSEIKGELMEDLRGRFLPEFLNRIDDIIIFQALTEADLTEIVDHLLARSEHRVHAQGMRLEVTEAAKKLLIAHGHQPEFGARPLRRTIQAELDNRIASLLLSGEAVPGDTIVADVRDDSLHCTVRTARPDTDEDEDPAGSDDEQAPAEAASAGTS